From the genome of Amycolatopsis sp. NBC_01488, one region includes:
- a CDS encoding dihydrodipicolinate synthase family protein translates to MSTRDLGGVVVAAALPYKTDDTAPAGLAVDYDAYAEHCRWLVENGCRGVGPNGSLGEYSSLTDDERRRVARTAIEAVGSDGIVVVGVHGPGAHQAKQWAEAAAEDGAHGVLCLPPTLYRANRGEILAHFEAVASVGLPVMVYNNPFDTKVDLTPDLLAEIARIDNVVAVKEFSGDVRRVLEIRERAPELAVISGADDVVVESLLMGATGWFAGFPNVFPAASARLFELATAGKLDEARALYEPLVAAFRWDSRTEFVQAIKLGMDLVGRYGGPCRPPRGPLSEVQREQVRADMGRALASLGVA, encoded by the coding sequence ATGAGCACCCGCGACCTCGGCGGCGTGGTCGTCGCCGCCGCGCTGCCGTACAAAACCGACGACACCGCGCCCGCCGGGCTGGCCGTCGACTACGACGCCTACGCCGAGCACTGCCGCTGGCTCGTCGAAAACGGCTGCCGTGGAGTCGGCCCGAACGGCTCCCTCGGCGAGTACTCCTCGCTCACCGACGACGAACGCCGCCGCGTCGCCCGCACCGCGATCGAAGCCGTCGGGAGCGACGGGATCGTCGTCGTCGGCGTCCACGGACCCGGTGCGCACCAAGCGAAGCAGTGGGCGGAAGCGGCGGCCGAGGACGGCGCGCACGGCGTGCTCTGCCTGCCGCCGACGCTCTACCGCGCCAACCGCGGCGAGATCCTCGCGCACTTCGAGGCCGTCGCGTCGGTCGGACTGCCGGTGATGGTCTACAACAACCCGTTCGACACCAAGGTCGACCTCACGCCCGACCTCCTCGCCGAAATCGCGCGGATCGACAACGTCGTGGCCGTCAAGGAGTTCTCCGGCGACGTCCGGCGCGTGCTGGAGATCCGCGAGCGCGCCCCGGAGCTGGCCGTGATCAGCGGCGCCGACGACGTCGTCGTGGAGAGCCTGCTGATGGGCGCGACCGGCTGGTTCGCCGGGTTCCCCAACGTCTTCCCGGCCGCGTCGGCGCGGCTGTTCGAGCTGGCCACGGCCGGCAAGCTCGACGAGGCCCGCGCGCTGTACGAGCCGCTCGTGGCCGCGTTCCGCTGGGACTCGCGCACCGAGTTCGTCCAAGCCATCAAGCTCGGGATGGACCTGGTCGGTCGCTACGGCGGCCCGTGCCGGCCCCCGCGTGGCCCGCTGTCGGAGGTCCAGCGCGAGCAGGTTCGCGCCGACATGGGCCGCGCGCTCGCCTCGCTGGGGGTGGCGTAG
- a CDS encoding proline racemase family protein: MRSSRAITAVDSHTEGMPTRVVTGGVGPIPGATMAERRRYFMEHLDHLRQFLMHEPRGHSAMSGAILQPPLRGDADWGVVYIEVSGCLPMCGHGTIGVATVLVETGMVEVTEPTTVVRLDTPAGLVLAEVTVRDGRAERVKLRNVASFLAERDAVVDVPGLGDVRYDLAYGGNFYAILELSQVDIPFERSEKDRILAAGLSIMAAITEQRPPKHPADPLIGGCKHVQFLAPGSDARVSRNAMAIHPGWFDRSPCGTGTSARMAQLHARGELPLHTPFENSSFIGTTFTGELVAETEVGGVPAVIPEFSGRAWITGTATYLLDPDDPFPAGFVL; encoded by the coding sequence GTGCGGTCCTCGCGCGCGATCACGGCGGTCGACTCGCACACCGAAGGCATGCCCACGCGGGTGGTGACCGGCGGCGTCGGCCCGATCCCCGGCGCCACGATGGCCGAGCGCCGCCGGTACTTCATGGAGCACCTCGACCACCTCCGGCAGTTCCTGATGCACGAGCCGCGCGGGCACTCGGCGATGAGCGGCGCGATCCTGCAGCCGCCCCTCCGGGGCGACGCCGACTGGGGCGTCGTCTACATCGAGGTGTCCGGCTGCCTGCCGATGTGCGGCCACGGCACCATCGGCGTCGCGACGGTGCTGGTGGAGACCGGCATGGTCGAGGTGACCGAGCCGACGACCGTGGTGCGCCTGGACACCCCGGCCGGGCTCGTCCTCGCGGAGGTGACCGTCCGCGACGGCCGGGCCGAACGGGTCAAGCTCCGCAACGTCGCGTCGTTCCTCGCCGAGCGCGACGCCGTGGTGGACGTGCCCGGCCTCGGCGACGTCCGCTACGACCTGGCCTACGGCGGGAACTTCTACGCCATCCTCGAACTGTCGCAAGTGGACATTCCGTTCGAACGGTCCGAAAAGGACCGGATCTTGGCGGCCGGGCTGTCGATCATGGCCGCGATCACGGAGCAGCGTCCGCCGAAGCACCCGGCCGACCCGTTGATCGGCGGCTGCAAGCACGTCCAGTTCCTCGCCCCGGGCTCGGACGCGCGCGTGTCACGGAACGCGATGGCCATCCACCCGGGCTGGTTCGACCGCTCGCCGTGCGGCACCGGCACGTCGGCCCGGATGGCACAGCTGCACGCGCGCGGCGAGCTGCCGCTGCACACGCCGTTCGAGAACAGTTCGTTCATCGGCACGACGTTCACCGGCGAGCTGGTGGCGGAGACGGAGGTGGGTGGAGTGCCGGCGGTGATCCCCGAGTTCTCGGGCCGGGCGTGGATCACCGGCACGGCCACCTACCTCCTCGACCCGGACGACCCCTTCCCGGCCGGGTTCGTGCTCTAG